From the Glutamicibacter halophytocola genome, the window GCGATCACCACGCAGGCGCCTTCGGCAGCAAGCCGCTTGGCCACGGCCTTGCCGATCCCCGAAGCGGCCCCGGTCACCAGTGCGATGCGCCCGGCATGGGACTTGGGCTGGGGCATGCGCTGCAGCTTGGCCTCTTCCAGCGCCCAGTATTCAATGCGGAATTTTTCCGCATCCGAAATCGGGGTGTAGCTCGACAGCGCTTCGGCGCCGCGCATGACGTTAACGGCGTTGAGGTAGAACTCGCCGGCTACCCGCGCGGTTTGCTTGTTGGCACCGTAGGAGAACATGCCCACGCCGGGAACCAGAACGATCAATGGGTCCGCGCCACGCATGGCCGGGGAGTTCTCGTCCTTGTGGGTCTCGTAGTAGCGCCGGTAGTCCTCGCGGTACTCCACGTGCAATTCGTTGAGCCGCTCCAGCTGCTCTTCGATGCTGGCCGAAGCCGGCAGATCCAGGACCAATGGCTTGATTTTGGTCCGCAGGAAATGATCTGGGCAGCTGGTGCCCAGTTCCGCGAGCTGCGCCAGCTTCTGGCGGGAAAGGAAGTCCAGGACCCGCTGATCATCGCAATAGTGGCCGACCATTGGCTTGTCGGCGCTGGCCAGGGAGCGGATGGTCGGGGCCAGTGCCGCGGCGCGGGTTCGGCGCTCGGAGTCAGGCATGGCCTCGAAGCCTGGAACGACTGCTCCAAATGGCTCAGGCGCCCCATGTTCCTGGATGTATGCGGCAGCGGTGTCTATGATCCACAGCGAATTAGCTTCGGACTCGTCGCTGGTATCGCCCCAGGCCGTGATTCCGTGGCCGCCCAGAATGCAGCCGATAGCTTGTGGATTCTCTTCCTTGATCCGCGCGATATCCAACCCGAGCTGGAAGCCTGGACGCCGCCAATCCACCCAAGCCACCTTGCCGCCGAAAATCTTGGCCGTAAGTTCCCGGCCATCCTTGGCGGTGGCAATGGCGATGCCGGAGTCAGGATGCAGGTGGTCGACGTGGTTGGCATTGACCAGTCCGTGCATGGCGGTGTCGATGGAGGGGGCTGCGCCGCCCTTGCCGTGCAGGCAGTAGTCGAATGCTGCCACCATTTCGTCTTCGCGGTCCACGCCGGGGTACACCTCAACCAGCGAACGCATCCGGTCCAAGCGCAGCGTGGACAGGCCCTTTTCGGTCAGCGTTCCCAGATCGCCACCGGATCCCTTGACCCACAGCAATTCGACGCTCTCCCCGGTGACCGGGTCGACGGCGCTGCCCTTGGCCGAGGTGTTGCCGCCGGCGTAATTGGTGTTCTTCTTGTCTTGGCCCAAACGGTTGGAGCGCTCGATGAGCTGAGCTGCCGTGCTGGTGCCCGTTGATGCGATGCTTTGTGTCATGATTCTCTCGGTAGTTCTTCTCGGGGATCCACGCAGGCGCTTACGCGTCGACCTTGTGGGGTGCGACCAGCTTGCCGTAGCGTGCTACTTCAATTTCTTCCAGGGACTTGCCGCGGGTTTCGGGAGCCCAGATGGTTCCGATCAGCAGGGCTGCGGCCAGCAGGCCCAGGATCAGCAGGCCGAGCTTTTCCAGGCCCATGCTGGTGAGCAGCACCGGGAAGACCAGCGAGAGCAGGCCGACCATGACGCGGGCGAGCATGAACAACATGCCCTGGGCGCTGGCGCGGTACGTGGTGGCGAACAGCTCTGCGGTCCACAGTCCATAGAAGGCCTGCGCGCCGATGCCTGCTGAAATGCCCCAGGCCAACGCGTAGAACAACAGCGAGAACGCTCCGGGCGGAACGAAGATCAGCACCGCCCAGGCCACGATGCCAAGCAAGGCCCCGGCGAAGTAGAGCCAGCGGCGCGAAACCCGGTCGCCATATTTCATGAAGCCGAAGTAGGTGGCCGCGGCGGTCAGCATCCAGACCAGGACCTGGAGCAGGTTCTGCTGGGTGGCCGATTCAACGCCGGCCGCTTCATAGACGCGCGGCTGGAAGATTCCGGCCTGGCCTGCCACGGTATTCCACAGTCCGTAGACACCGATCAGGAACAGCAGTGCCGACCAGTTCTTGCGTTCGGCCAGCAATCCGCGGATGCCGGAGAAGAAGGACAATTTGGTTCCATTGGCCAGCTCGGCGGCCCGCTGCTCTTTCCAGCGGGTGGATTCCGGCAGGCCTCGACGGACCCACCAGGTGACCGCGGCGACGATGAACAGATGGAAGAAGATCAGCCGCGATCCGCTCACGCCCATCGGCTCGACCATGATGGCCAGGGCAAAGCCCACGGCCGGGCCAAAGGACCAGGCCAGCTGAGCGGTGCCCACATGGGCTGCGCGTGATTCCTCGGGCGCCTCTTCGGCGATGTAGGTCCAGGAAGCCGGGACGCCAGCGCCCACAGCGATGCCCATGAGCACCACGCCCACCACCAGCAGCGTGGTGTTGAAGGTGAAGGTGATCAGCAAGGCACCGATCATGAAGACCATCAGGTCATAGGTGTAGATGAATTTGCGGCCCAGGCGGTCGCACAATGGGCCGCCGATCATGGCGCCCAGCGCCGCGCCAAAGGCGTTGGCGGACACCGCGGCGATCACCCCGACCAGCGCGTCATCGAATCCGAATGCCGACTGCCACAGGCTCAGGCTGGTGGCCAGGGCGATAATGGCGCCGGCCTCGATGTAGTTGCTCATCGCCACCGCGATGGTGGCTTTCCATCCGGAGATGCCGCGCTTCGTTGCTGCGGTACGCATTTATGCTCCCCATCCTGCTTGGACTCCGCCGACGCGTTCGGCTTCAATGCGGTTTTGGTAGTCCGATGAGCGGAAGGCCGCCATCGGGTCTGCTGGCAGGCCGCGTTCGGCTCGCCAGGCTTCAAGTTCCGAACGGATATCGGTGTAGAAGGCGTTCATGAAGATCTCGTTGGCGGCCAGCACGTCCCCGGAAATCTGCGCCTCGGTCAGTGCGACACGGTCGATCAGCAGGGCACGGGCGGTCATTTCCTGGACGTTGAGCACGCTGCGGATCTGTCCCTGGATCTTGTTCTCGACATTGTGGCACTGGTCGAGCATGAAGGAAATGGTGCTCTGCTCCTCCAGCCCGCCACCGCGAATCACCTCGGCCATAATGCGGAAGAGCTGGTATGGATCCGCGGATCCGACGATGAGGTCGTCGTCGGCGTAGAAGCGCGAGTTGAAGTCGAAGGAGCCCAGCTTGCCCAGGCGCAGCAGCTGCATCACGATGAATTCGATGTTGGTGCCCGGTGCGTGGTGCCCGGTGTCGAGGCAGACCATCGCGCGCTCCCCCAAGGCCGCGACCTGGGCGTAGGAGGTGCCCCAGTCGGGAACATCGGTGTGGTAGAAAGCCGGCTCGAAGAACTTGTACTCCAGCACCAGGCGCTGCTCGCCGGTGAGCCGGGCGTAGATTTCTGCCAGCGAATCCGCGAGGCGATCCTGGCGCCCGCGCATATCGGCCTGCCCGGGGTAGTTGGAGCCTTCCGCCAGCCAGATCTTCAGGTCCTGGCTGCCCGTTGCATCCATGACGTCAATGCATTCGAGGTGGTGGTCAATGGCTTTGCGGCGGATCTTTGGATCCTCGTGGGTCAGCGCACCGAACTTGTAGTCATCATCCTGGAAGGTATTGGAGTTGATGGTTCCCAGGCGCACGCCCAGATTTTCGGCATGGGTGCGCAGCGCGGTGAAGTCCTCGACCTTGTCCCATGGAATGTGCAGGGCCACCGAGGGCGCGAGGCCGGTGAGCCGGTGCACTTCGGCGGCATCGGCAATCTTTTCAAAGGGGTCTCGTGGCGTGCCCGCGGTGGAGTAGACCTTGAAGCGGGTGCCGGAGTTGCCGTAGGCCCACGAAGGGACCTCGATGGCCAGCCGGTTGAGGGTTTGCAGGTTCTCGGGGCTCAGCGTTGCGCCCATAGACCTCTCCATTTCTGTCAATGCGGTGAACTAGTTCTTGGTTGCTGGAAGGCTTGCCAGCTGGTCTTCGAGGTTGAATACTTCAGTGAGCCGTTGGGCCTGCTGGTCTGCGCGCCCGTCGAGGCTGACGAAGAATTGCGACATTTGCGCCTCCCATGCCGCGGTGCGCGGATCGACGTCGAGGGCCGCTTGGGCCGCGTGATCATCGTCGGTTTCGTAGTAGCCGATAAGCAGCCCGTCACCACGCAGGAAGAGCGAGTAGTTCCGGCGCCCGGCCTCCTCGATGGCCTGGAGCATCTGTGGCCAGACTTCCCGGTGGCGTTCGATGTATTGATCCATCAGCTCGGGAAGAACTTGTAGCTGGAAGCAAACTCGCACGGGTTTTCCTTATCTGCGCCAAACGTCAATGTTAGTGGTGCCGGCGATTCCCTAATTCAAAAAATGAATCGTTTCAATTACCCGGCATATTGAGTGTAAGGCACTTCACTCTGGAAGATCAAGCGGGATTTGCCATCACCATTGAAAAGATTTGAAACCTTTCAATTGGGTCCTGCATTAAGCCGGCTGCCACAGCCCGGGATATACTCGCAAGAGCAGCACCTTCGATCAGAACAGGAATTCTCTGTGGCCGTCAGCGTTAAGGAAGTCGCCGCCGAAGCCGGAGTTTCCGTGGGCACCGTTTCCAATGTGCTCAATCGCCCCGAGGTGGTCTCGGAACGCACCGTGGCCAAGGTGACCGCAGCCATTGAAAGGCTCGGTTTTGTCCGCAACGATGCCGCCCGGCAATTGCGCGCAGGACACAGCCGGAACTTTGGGCTCGTGGTCCTCGACGGGCGCAACCCCTTCTTCATGGATGTCACCCAGGGCGCGCAGCACCGGGCCCTGGAAAACGGCTACACGGTGCTGATGGGTTCCAGCGACAACTCGCTCACCACCGAGCAGCAGCTGCTGGATCTCTTTGACGAGCAGCGCGTGGCCGGGGTGCTCATCTCCCCCATGCACAGCGACCTGAGCCGCCTCTGGAAAATTCGCGAGGCTGGCACCCCGGTGGTCCTGGTTGACCGAGGCAGCGGAGACCGCAGTTTCTCCTCCGTGTCGGTCAACGACGTTGAAGGCGGCCGCATCGCGGTGCAGCATCTGGTTGATCTTGGCCGCAAGAAGATCGCGTTTGTCGGCGGACCGCAAAGCATCGTGCAGGTCCAGCACCGCCTCGAAGGAGCCCAGTCGGTCATCGCCGGCACCGCCGGAACCGTCCTCCAGCATATGCCAACCAGGCAATTGACAGTGCTGGAAGGGCGGGCCGCCGGCGAGCGCATCCTGGCCATGGATCCAGCTGAACGTCCCGATGGCGTTTTTGCCGCCAATGACCTGCTGGCCCTGGGCATCCTGCAAGCGCTCGTGATGTCCGGTTCGCTCCGTGTCCCCCAAGACATCGCACTGGTGGGCTACGACAACATCGACTTCGCCGAATCAGCGGTTGTCCCCATCACCACAGTGCGCCAGCCGGCCGAGGAAATCGGGCGCACCGCCGTTGACGTGCTGTTGCGCGAGTCGGAGGCAGGCGCAGACGCAGTGCGCGAACAGTTCGTTTTCACTCCGAAGCTTGTCATCCGCGAATCGACTGCGGGTGCAGGCACCGCGGGCTGATGGCTTGCTGATTGCTTCCTCAAAGCGGGCCCGGTGAAGATGCATCCACCGCGCATCTGATGCTAGGTTGGCCGTCCAGCCAACGAAAGGAACGGAAGCATGACTGCAAATAATCCGGAAGTATTCCTGGACAAGGACGAAGCCGAAGTGCCGGACGCCATCTCCGACCCTGCGCGCAATGATG encodes:
- a CDS encoding bifunctional rhamnulose-1-phosphate aldolase/short-chain dehydrogenase; translated protein: MTQSIASTGTSTAAQLIERSNRLGQDKKNTNYAGGNTSAKGSAVDPVTGESVELLWVKGSGGDLGTLTEKGLSTLRLDRMRSLVEVYPGVDREDEMVAAFDYCLHGKGGAAPSIDTAMHGLVNANHVDHLHPDSGIAIATAKDGRELTAKIFGGKVAWVDWRRPGFQLGLDIARIKEENPQAIGCILGGHGITAWGDTSDESEANSLWIIDTAAAYIQEHGAPEPFGAVVPGFEAMPDSERRTRAAALAPTIRSLASADKPMVGHYCDDQRVLDFLSRQKLAQLAELGTSCPDHFLRTKIKPLVLDLPASASIEEQLERLNELHVEYREDYRRYYETHKDENSPAMRGADPLIVLVPGVGMFSYGANKQTARVAGEFYLNAVNVMRGAEALSSYTPISDAEKFRIEYWALEEAKLQRMPQPKSHAGRIALVTGAASGIGKAVAKRLAAEGACVVIADLDLAKAQAAAAELGDADVAVGVAANVADAGAVQAAIDEAVLAFGGLDLVVNNAGLSLSKPLLETTEADWDLQHDVMAKGSFLVSKAAAKVLIEQKLGGDIIYISSKNSVFAGPNNIAYSATKADQAHQVRLLAVELGEHGVRVNGINPDGVVRGSGIFSSGWGAQRAATYGVAEEDLGQFYANRTILKREVIPENIADAVYVLTGPELTRTTGLHIPVDSGVAAAFLR
- a CDS encoding L-rhamnose mutarotase, which gives rise to MRVCFQLQVLPELMDQYIERHREVWPQMLQAIEEAGRRNYSLFLRGDGLLIGYYETDDDHAAQAALDVDPRTAAWEAQMSQFFVSLDGRADQQAQRLTEVFNLEDQLASLPATKN
- the rhaI gene encoding L-rhamnose isomerase; amino-acid sequence: MGATLSPENLQTLNRLAIEVPSWAYGNSGTRFKVYSTAGTPRDPFEKIADAAEVHRLTGLAPSVALHIPWDKVEDFTALRTHAENLGVRLGTINSNTFQDDDYKFGALTHEDPKIRRKAIDHHLECIDVMDATGSQDLKIWLAEGSNYPGQADMRGRQDRLADSLAEIYARLTGEQRLVLEYKFFEPAFYHTDVPDWGTSYAQVAALGERAMVCLDTGHHAPGTNIEFIVMQLLRLGKLGSFDFNSRFYADDDLIVGSADPYQLFRIMAEVIRGGGLEEQSTISFMLDQCHNVENKIQGQIRSVLNVQEMTARALLIDRVALTEAQISGDVLAANEIFMNAFYTDIRSELEAWRAERGLPADPMAAFRSSDYQNRIEAERVGGVQAGWGA
- a CDS encoding MFS transporter, whose amino-acid sequence is MRTAATKRGISGWKATIAVAMSNYIEAGAIIALATSLSLWQSAFGFDDALVGVIAAVSANAFGAALGAMIGGPLCDRLGRKFIYTYDLMVFMIGALLITFTFNTTLLVVGVVLMGIAVGAGVPASWTYIAEEAPEESRAAHVGTAQLAWSFGPAVGFALAIMVEPMGVSGSRLIFFHLFIVAAVTWWVRRGLPESTRWKEQRAAELANGTKLSFFSGIRGLLAERKNWSALLFLIGVYGLWNTVAGQAGIFQPRVYEAAGVESATQQNLLQVLVWMLTAAATYFGFMKYGDRVSRRWLYFAGALLGIVAWAVLIFVPPGAFSLLFYALAWGISAGIGAQAFYGLWTAELFATTYRASAQGMLFMLARVMVGLLSLVFPVLLTSMGLEKLGLLILGLLAAALLIGTIWAPETRGKSLEEIEVARYGKLVAPHKVDA
- a CDS encoding LacI family DNA-binding transcriptional regulator; translated protein: MAVSVKEVAAEAGVSVGTVSNVLNRPEVVSERTVAKVTAAIERLGFVRNDAARQLRAGHSRNFGLVVLDGRNPFFMDVTQGAQHRALENGYTVLMGSSDNSLTTEQQLLDLFDEQRVAGVLISPMHSDLSRLWKIREAGTPVVLVDRGSGDRSFSSVSVNDVEGGRIAVQHLVDLGRKKIAFVGGPQSIVQVQHRLEGAQSVIAGTAGTVLQHMPTRQLTVLEGRAAGERILAMDPAERPDGVFAANDLLALGILQALVMSGSLRVPQDIALVGYDNIDFAESAVVPITTVRQPAEEIGRTAVDVLLRESEAGADAVREQFVFTPKLVIRESTAGAGTAG